In Euphorbia lathyris chromosome 10, ddEupLath1.1, whole genome shotgun sequence, a single genomic region encodes these proteins:
- the LOC136209455 gene encoding extra-large guanine nucleotide-binding protein 1-like isoform X2: MARILRKILHIVPPTPKEENDDYSDSYSYSFAVEYTGPPISREIPQAMPIDVKQIPIAAKVSSASPLNDVSLTVIQPIVKSRSSDKRPFKKPELGSNRILNSNDVSFELSNELSDLGCVNGDESRQNVSNRIESSNGGEVANGDSCSSKLSDRLQGSDQIGLCNGCDSSDQLSRSLQVVEVCDNSGEDAIESERSSCSVSSELFSGREDDCIQATPRHVKKPSAVTFCDPDSSNVGPEESELSDVESETPARQMAIRPGKKGTCYKCMKGNRFIPKEICIVCGAKYCYNCVVRAMGSMPEGRKCVTCIGQKIDETRRKSLGKSSLMLKQLFPVMEVEKIMCAEKSCKVNQLPPELVYVNSQPLSQQELSLLQRCHFPPKKLKPGYYWYDKVSGFWGKEGHKPCQIISPELHIGGRMRKEASNGNTNVLINNREITKPEFLMLQLIGVKCEGTTHFWVSADGSYQEEGMNNVKGKIWDKHRTKLICIALSLPTPPGSASPSNEEANVVVPQSLDQKSFFKIFLVGCGKSGTSTIFKNAKIIYNVPFSEDERQKIKFMIQSNLYGYLGVLLEGRERFEEESLIKKKRRLSDPCSSSDNGGQIESRTIYSISPKLKRFSDWLLEIMVSGNLETIFPALTSEYGAYVEELWYDAAIQATYSRRDELELLPRVATYFLERAVEVSKKDYEPSDMDILYAEGITSSNGLSSMEFSFTNPPQGSSRNCENNEHDPSHRYQLIRANPKVLGGNCKWLEMFEDVDMVVFCVSLIDYDEYVEDSNGVRTNKMMASKQLFESIVTHPTFEKKKFLLILNKFDLLEEKIEHVPLSRCEWFQDFNPVMGHNPGACSSSARSTNTPLAHRVFQYVAVQFKRLFSSLTGEKLFASLVTALEPDNVDEALRYAREILIWEEEEELIEVSTSIEASTSSHFQDQGSTATN; the protein is encoded by the exons ATGGCTAGGATACTCAGAAAAATTCTGCATATTGTACCACCAACTCCAAAAGAGGAAAATGATGATTATAGTGATTCATACTCTTACTCATTTGCTGTGGAATACACTGGGCCTCCAATATCTCGTGAAATTCCTCAGGCAATGCCTATTGATGTTAAACAGATTCCAATTGCAGCCAAAGTTAGCTCAGCTTCGCCTTTGAATGATGTATCATTGACAGTTATCCAACCTATTGTGAAATCTAGATCATCAGACAAGAGACCATTTAAGAAGCCAGAATTAGGATCAAATAGGATCTTGAATAGCAATGATGTGTCATTTGAATTATCAAATGAGTTGAGTGATTTGGGTTGTGTAAATGGTGATGAAAGCAGACAGAATGTATCTAATAGAATAGAAAGTTCTAATGGAGGAGAAGTTGCAAATGGCGACAGTTGCAGTTCCAAGTTATCTGATAGATTACAAGGTTCTGATCAAATAGGACTTTGCAATGGCTGTGATAGTTCTGACCAACTATCTAGAAGTTTGCAAGTGGTGGAAGTATGTGATAATAGTGGAGAAGATGCAATAGAATCTGAAAGAAGTTCATGTTCTGTTTCATCGGAGTTGTTTTCAGGCAGAGAGGATGATTGCATTCAAGCAACTCCTCGCCATGTCAAAAAGCCGTCAGCTGTAACTTTCTGTGACCCTGACTCGAGCAATGTAGGTCCGGAAGAATCTGAACTATCTGATGTTGAAAGTGAAACCCCTGCAAGGCAAATGGCTATAAGGCCTGGAAAGAAAGGGACATGCTATAAATGTATGAAGGGAAATAGGTTCATACCGAAGGAAATCTGCATTGTCTGTGGCGCAAAGTATTGTTATAATTGCGTGGTGAGAGCAATGGGATCAATGCCAGAAGGAAGAAAATGTGTAACTTGCATTGGTCAAAAGATTGATGAGACAAGGCGAAAGAGCTTAGGGAAAAGTTCTCTTATGTTAAAGCAACTATTTCCTGTGATGGAAGTTGAGAAGATAATGTGTGCTGAGAAATCATGTAAAGTAAATCAACTACCACCGGAGCTTGTTTATGTGAATTCTCAGCCCCTTTCTCAACAAGAGTTATCCCTATTGCAGAGATGCCACTTCCCACCAAAAAAGTTAAAACCAGGATACTATTGGTATGATAAAGTATCTGGTTTCTGGGGCAAG GAAGGACACAAGCCTTGCCAGATAATTAGTCCTGAGTTGCATATTGGTGGTCGAATGAGGAAAGAAGCAAGTAATGGAAACACAAATGTTTTGATAAATAATCGTGAGATAACCAAACCAGAGTTCTTGATGCTGcag TTAATAGGAGTAAAATGTGAAGGGACAACTCACTTTTGGGTTAGTGCTGATGGATCCTATCAGGAAGAGGGAATGAACAATGTAAAAGGGAAGATATGGGATAAG CATAGGACGAAGTTAATTTGCATTGCGCTGTCTTTGCCGACACCTCCTGGTTCTGCTAGTCCCAGTAATGAAGAAGCAAATGTTGTTGTCCCACAAAGCCTTgaccaaaaatcatttttcaaaatttttcttGTTGGTTGTGGAAAATCTGGCACAAGTACCATTTTTAAAAAT GCGAAGATTATCTATAATGTTCCATTTTCTGAAGATGAACGTCAAAAGATTAAGTTCATGATTCAGAGTAATTTATATGGTTATCTTGGTGTTCTGCTTGAGGGACGTGAAAGATTTGAAGAAGAAAgtctgatcaagaagaaaagaCGTCTATCTGATCCTTGTAGTTCTTCAG ATAATGGTGGTCAGATCGAAAGTAGAACAATCTATTCCATCAGCCCCAAGTTGAAACGTTTCTCAGATTGGCTTCTCGAGATCATGGTGTCTGGTAATTTGGAAACCATATTTCCAGCTTTAACTAGTGAATATGGAGCTTATGTGGAGGAGCTGTGGTACGATGCAGCAATTCAAGCCACGTATAGCCGCAGGGATGAATTAGAATTGCTACCTAGAGTTGCTACATATTTCTTAGAAAGG GCTGTTGAGGTTTCAAAGAAAGACTACGAGCCTTCTGATATGGATATTTTATATGCTGAGGGGATCACATCATCCAATGGACTTTCTTCCATGGAGTTTTCGTTTACCAACCCGCCTCAAGGAAGCAGCAGAAACTGTGAGAACAATGAGCATGATCCTTCACACAG GTACCAGCTGATCAGAGCGAATCCGAAAGTTCTTGGAGGGAACTGCAAATGGCTGGAAATGTTTGAAGATGTCGACATGGTCGTATTTTGCGTTTCCTTAATAGACTATGATGAGTATGTTGAAGACAGTAATGGAGTTCGGACTAATAAGATGATGGCAAGCAAGCAGCTATTTGAAAGCATTGTTACACATCCAACGTTCGAAAAGAAGAAGTTTCTTCTCATACTAAATAAATTTGATCTGCTAGAGGAAAAGATCGAACATGTTCCTCTGAGTCGATGCGAATGGTTTCAAGACTTCAATCCAGTGATGGGGCACAATCCCGGTGCGTGCAGCAGCAGTGCGAGAAGTACAAACACTCCGTTGgctcacagagttttccaatatGTAGCAGTGCAGTTCAAGAGATTGTTCAGTTCGCTTACGGGTGAGAAGCTGTTTGCTTCCCTGGTTACGGCATTGGAACCTGATAATGTTGATGAAGCTCTTAGATATGCAAGGGAGATTCTGATTtgggaggaagaagaggaactTATTGAGGTATCTACCAGTATTGAAGCTAGCACATCTAGTCATTTTCAAGATCAAGGCTCCACAGCTACCAATTAG
- the LOC136209455 gene encoding extra-large guanine nucleotide-binding protein 1-like isoform X1 has product MARILRKILHIVPPTPKEENDDYSDSYSYSFAVEYTGPPISREIPQAMPIDVKQIPIAAKVSSASPLNDVSLTVIQPIVKSRSSDKRPFKKPELGSNRILNSNDVSFELSNELSDLGCVNGDESRQNVSNRIESSNGGEVANGDSCSSKLSDRLQGSDQIGLCNGCDSSDQLSRSLQVVEVCDNSGEDAIESERSSCSVSSELFSGREDDCIQATPRHVKKPSAVTFCDPDSSNVGPEESELSDVESETPARQMAIRPGKKGTCYKCMKGNRFIPKEICIVCGAKYCYNCVVRAMGSMPEGRKCVTCIGQKIDETRRKSLGKSSLMLKQLFPVMEVEKIMCAEKSCKVNQLPPELVYVNSQPLSQQELSLLQRCHFPPKKLKPGYYWYDKVSGFWGKEGHKPCQIISPELHIGGRMRKEASNGNTNVLINNREITKPEFLMLQLIGVKCEGTTHFWVSADGSYQEEGMNNVKGKIWDKHRTKLICIALSLPTPPGSASPSNEEANVVVPQSLDQKSFFKIFLVGCGKSGTSTIFKNAKIIYNVPFSEDERQKIKFMIQSNLYGYLGVLLEGRERFEEESLIKKKRRLSDPCSSSADNGGQIESRTIYSISPKLKRFSDWLLEIMVSGNLETIFPALTSEYGAYVEELWYDAAIQATYSRRDELELLPRVATYFLERAVEVSKKDYEPSDMDILYAEGITSSNGLSSMEFSFTNPPQGSSRNCENNEHDPSHRYQLIRANPKVLGGNCKWLEMFEDVDMVVFCVSLIDYDEYVEDSNGVRTNKMMASKQLFESIVTHPTFEKKKFLLILNKFDLLEEKIEHVPLSRCEWFQDFNPVMGHNPGACSSSARSTNTPLAHRVFQYVAVQFKRLFSSLTGEKLFASLVTALEPDNVDEALRYAREILIWEEEEELIEVSTSIEASTSSHFQDQGSTATN; this is encoded by the exons ATGGCTAGGATACTCAGAAAAATTCTGCATATTGTACCACCAACTCCAAAAGAGGAAAATGATGATTATAGTGATTCATACTCTTACTCATTTGCTGTGGAATACACTGGGCCTCCAATATCTCGTGAAATTCCTCAGGCAATGCCTATTGATGTTAAACAGATTCCAATTGCAGCCAAAGTTAGCTCAGCTTCGCCTTTGAATGATGTATCATTGACAGTTATCCAACCTATTGTGAAATCTAGATCATCAGACAAGAGACCATTTAAGAAGCCAGAATTAGGATCAAATAGGATCTTGAATAGCAATGATGTGTCATTTGAATTATCAAATGAGTTGAGTGATTTGGGTTGTGTAAATGGTGATGAAAGCAGACAGAATGTATCTAATAGAATAGAAAGTTCTAATGGAGGAGAAGTTGCAAATGGCGACAGTTGCAGTTCCAAGTTATCTGATAGATTACAAGGTTCTGATCAAATAGGACTTTGCAATGGCTGTGATAGTTCTGACCAACTATCTAGAAGTTTGCAAGTGGTGGAAGTATGTGATAATAGTGGAGAAGATGCAATAGAATCTGAAAGAAGTTCATGTTCTGTTTCATCGGAGTTGTTTTCAGGCAGAGAGGATGATTGCATTCAAGCAACTCCTCGCCATGTCAAAAAGCCGTCAGCTGTAACTTTCTGTGACCCTGACTCGAGCAATGTAGGTCCGGAAGAATCTGAACTATCTGATGTTGAAAGTGAAACCCCTGCAAGGCAAATGGCTATAAGGCCTGGAAAGAAAGGGACATGCTATAAATGTATGAAGGGAAATAGGTTCATACCGAAGGAAATCTGCATTGTCTGTGGCGCAAAGTATTGTTATAATTGCGTGGTGAGAGCAATGGGATCAATGCCAGAAGGAAGAAAATGTGTAACTTGCATTGGTCAAAAGATTGATGAGACAAGGCGAAAGAGCTTAGGGAAAAGTTCTCTTATGTTAAAGCAACTATTTCCTGTGATGGAAGTTGAGAAGATAATGTGTGCTGAGAAATCATGTAAAGTAAATCAACTACCACCGGAGCTTGTTTATGTGAATTCTCAGCCCCTTTCTCAACAAGAGTTATCCCTATTGCAGAGATGCCACTTCCCACCAAAAAAGTTAAAACCAGGATACTATTGGTATGATAAAGTATCTGGTTTCTGGGGCAAG GAAGGACACAAGCCTTGCCAGATAATTAGTCCTGAGTTGCATATTGGTGGTCGAATGAGGAAAGAAGCAAGTAATGGAAACACAAATGTTTTGATAAATAATCGTGAGATAACCAAACCAGAGTTCTTGATGCTGcag TTAATAGGAGTAAAATGTGAAGGGACAACTCACTTTTGGGTTAGTGCTGATGGATCCTATCAGGAAGAGGGAATGAACAATGTAAAAGGGAAGATATGGGATAAG CATAGGACGAAGTTAATTTGCATTGCGCTGTCTTTGCCGACACCTCCTGGTTCTGCTAGTCCCAGTAATGAAGAAGCAAATGTTGTTGTCCCACAAAGCCTTgaccaaaaatcatttttcaaaatttttcttGTTGGTTGTGGAAAATCTGGCACAAGTACCATTTTTAAAAAT GCGAAGATTATCTATAATGTTCCATTTTCTGAAGATGAACGTCAAAAGATTAAGTTCATGATTCAGAGTAATTTATATGGTTATCTTGGTGTTCTGCTTGAGGGACGTGAAAGATTTGAAGAAGAAAgtctgatcaagaagaaaagaCGTCTATCTGATCCTTGTAGTTCTTCAG caGATAATGGTGGTCAGATCGAAAGTAGAACAATCTATTCCATCAGCCCCAAGTTGAAACGTTTCTCAGATTGGCTTCTCGAGATCATGGTGTCTGGTAATTTGGAAACCATATTTCCAGCTTTAACTAGTGAATATGGAGCTTATGTGGAGGAGCTGTGGTACGATGCAGCAATTCAAGCCACGTATAGCCGCAGGGATGAATTAGAATTGCTACCTAGAGTTGCTACATATTTCTTAGAAAGG GCTGTTGAGGTTTCAAAGAAAGACTACGAGCCTTCTGATATGGATATTTTATATGCTGAGGGGATCACATCATCCAATGGACTTTCTTCCATGGAGTTTTCGTTTACCAACCCGCCTCAAGGAAGCAGCAGAAACTGTGAGAACAATGAGCATGATCCTTCACACAG GTACCAGCTGATCAGAGCGAATCCGAAAGTTCTTGGAGGGAACTGCAAATGGCTGGAAATGTTTGAAGATGTCGACATGGTCGTATTTTGCGTTTCCTTAATAGACTATGATGAGTATGTTGAAGACAGTAATGGAGTTCGGACTAATAAGATGATGGCAAGCAAGCAGCTATTTGAAAGCATTGTTACACATCCAACGTTCGAAAAGAAGAAGTTTCTTCTCATACTAAATAAATTTGATCTGCTAGAGGAAAAGATCGAACATGTTCCTCTGAGTCGATGCGAATGGTTTCAAGACTTCAATCCAGTGATGGGGCACAATCCCGGTGCGTGCAGCAGCAGTGCGAGAAGTACAAACACTCCGTTGgctcacagagttttccaatatGTAGCAGTGCAGTTCAAGAGATTGTTCAGTTCGCTTACGGGTGAGAAGCTGTTTGCTTCCCTGGTTACGGCATTGGAACCTGATAATGTTGATGAAGCTCTTAGATATGCAAGGGAGATTCTGATTtgggaggaagaagaggaactTATTGAGGTATCTACCAGTATTGAAGCTAGCACATCTAGTCATTTTCAAGATCAAGGCTCCACAGCTACCAATTAG